In Stanieria sp. NIES-3757, the DNA window TTGGCTTCTGCTACTCGATCTAAAGTTTCTTGCCACCAAAGTTCCATCGAGTTTTGACCGAGGACTTCCGTTTCTTCCCACTCATAGATATCTTTGGCACTAGGATTCCAAAAAGTAATTTTATCTTCCAAGTCGCTGACAATAATTGCTTCTGTAGCTACGTCTAATAAGGCAGCTTGTTGGCGGTTTTTTTCCTCATTCGCGATCCGCTCGCTGAGATCGCGAATTGACCACAATAATCTGACGATATTTCCCCGAAAATCTCGTTCTACGGATAAAGAAATTCCTGCGGTAAAAAGTTTACCGTTACGAGGTCGCAATTCTAATTCCAATTCTTGAACTTCATTAGTTTGAGGTAAAGAATCTAGACAGTTGTGAAAATTCTGGCGCGATGTTTCGCAGATAAAAAGAATAAAAGGTTTTCCTACTAAGTGATCGCGTCTGATTTGCAGCAGTTTTTCTGTAGATCGGTTAGCTGCTTGAATTATGCCATTGCGATCGGTCACAATATATCCATCAGGAGCTAATTCAAACAAATTTTGATATTGCTGGCGTTCTTTTTCTAGTTCTTGGCGAGTGACAATTAATTCTGAGTTTTGTTGTTCTAACTCTTCTAAAGCTACGTGCAGTTCTTCGAGGGAAATAGACAGGGCAGTAATTGCTTCAGTTTCTCTTTCCGACGAAGGGGGTTGATCTATATTGTCTTGCATTTTAGCTAACTGCTTTTGAGCGTTATTAATGTGGGTCTCAAAATCTGAGATATTCATAATTAATTTATAAATTTTTTATTAAAATCCAAAAAATGATAACAATTGTACAGAATAAGATTAATTTTTTTATTAAGTTGTTATCTTTAAAATAATTGTATAAGTGATTCACTAATCACCAAATTTCTACAAAATTAAATTAAATAAACTTTAAATAGAAAAAATACTAAGACAAAAAAAACTTAGCTGTTAGCTGTTAGCTAAACTATAATTTAAATTTAACTGTTTGTAGCATTATTTTTTTTATTTCATCTAACTTTTAATTTTTGACTTTTGACTTTTAACTTTTACTTTCCTCTTGATTAGCTCGGATTTTTTTTAGCAGTATTTCGTTATATTCTTCGATCGCTTGGACGTGTTCTTCTGTTGCTTTTCTTCGCTCTCTAGCAGCTAATTCTATAGATTGATAGGCATTTGCTTGGTTTTGTTCTAATGCTTGTTGAGTTTGTTCTTGTTCGAGTTTGCCGTGCTGAAGAATTTTTTTACCATGTTCTGCAATAGATTTTCCCCCTGGTTCATTTTCTGCTTGGAGTCTTTCGCCTAATTCGATAAGTTTCTTACCACATTCGCCAGCAATTTTTTGTTGGTCGTCAATAAACTGCTCACGCCAATCTTTACTTTCTAGTTTTGACATGATTATTTTAAAAAATCGTTCTCAAGATACGTTTAAATTTAGTCAATTGAAGCCCCAATTTCATCTATCAAGAGAATTACACCTTGAAGTTCTTTATTAATTCCAATTAAGGGATTAAAACTAATATGACATTGAATAGTTTTTCCTCGGCGATTGATAGCTTGAAGTTGGATTTCTTGTTTGTCTTCGTTTCTACTTAAACATCTACGAATCGGTTCTCGTAATTGAGCAACTGGTAAACATCTACGAATCGGTTCTCGTAATTGAGCAACTGGTAAACCAATATCAAGACCTAATAAAGATTGTCCTTTAACTTCATCTACTCGCAATCCCCAAAGATTTTCGGCTTCATTATTCCAACCGAGAATCTGAAACTGACAGTCTACTACAATTACACCAGAGCGAATACTTGCCAAGATCGAACCTAGAAAACTATTTGCTTGATTGAGTTCGGTTGTCCGTTGACGTAATTCGTCATTGATAGTCTGCAATTCTTCATTAGTTGATTGCAGTTCTTCATTCATCGTTTCTAGTTCTTCATTAGTTGATTGCAGTTCCTCGTTAGTAGTTTCCAACTCTTCATTAGTTGATTGCAGTTCCTCGTTAGTAGTTTCCAACTCCTCATTACTAGATTGAAGTTCCTCATTAGTAGCCTTATTTTTTTTATTTCATAATACGCAAGCAAGTCAAAAGTAGAGACGTAATATGTTTGTTACGTCGCTATTATTTTTAATTTGTCTACCAATCTTTATTTAAATTTATCAATAGCATTCTCCCAAGCTTTATTAAGTTCGGCTAGAGATTTTTCAAATCCATGTTTCATTTCCTTCCAAGCTTCTCCGCTGCTTTGTTGGAGTTCTTGTCGTTTTTTTTGAGCAAGATCCCGTTTAGCATGTAATTCTTCTAATTTACTATGATATTGATCTATCATCTCAGTCTTAGCATTTTCTACTTTAGTTTTAACTTCTGAAATTTGAACATTTAATTTTTTAATTTGTATCTTAAGTTTTTGTTGATAAAGTTGTTTGTTCTTAGTTTGATTATTCATTTTCTTATTGTTTAGAATAAGTCATTGTTCCAACTTAAATATCGTAGTTCTCACACTTAATTAATTTACTTTTTGCTAATAGTTAAAAACGAGCTACTAATAGCTGACTAAATTAACGCAATCTACCTTACTGATTGAAAACAAAAGCTAGGCTAATGTGCATTTTTATTCTGCATATTCTTTTAAAGCTTCTGCCTGCTGCCTTCTTTCCCCTGACTTTTCTTAAGTAGTAAATTAAATGCGTAACAGCTTATCGAACTAATAAAAGTGAACTCCAGATTATGAGCGATTTCTAGTTGAAGGAAATACATATCTCACCTCAACAAGAAAATTGATTTAGTGCCTGCCTCTCAAGTATAGAAAATGAAATTAAACTAATCTAGTGACATCTATCTAAGGATAGACATTTTGGTTTATGTTCTTGGCAAACATTTAATTAAACAAAATCGCGCAACATCTTCCTAATTTCTATGTTGTGTAATTCTTCCTGTCCAATCATGCTACGGGTAAACTCTTCAAGATAAACGCTCGCATCTTTAACCACATCAAGTAACTTCTTATAGAGTTCCAAAGCTTTTTTTTCATGATTGAGACTTTCCGATAAAATTGCATGAAGATTGTGTTCATAGCTTTCTTCAATCGGAGCGATTTTGAGACTAGGATGCCCCTCTAAACCTGTCAGAATTTCTCCTACTTGTTGAGCATGAGTTAAAGATTCATTTGCTTGTGCTTGAAAGAATTGCACAATAGGAATACGATTCGGTCCAGTAACCATCAAGGAATAATGAGTGTAACGCACAACTCCAGCTAGTTCAAATTCCATTATTTCGTTGAGAATAGTAATTGTTTTGTCTCGATCTAGTTCTTTCATAAATTACCTGCTAACCAATACAGTTTCTATCCTATTATGAGGAATCGACTTGATGAGTGGTTTAAATCCAGAGTTTTGGCGCGTAGTTCGATTGATAATCGTTATGCGTTAATTGAAGCGTGTCTAATTGGTATTTTATCAGGATTAGCTGCTCTGTTACTGAAACAGGGGATTGGCTGGTTAGGAGGATGGCGGATCAAAACTGCCTATGAATACGGTGCAATCATTACTTTACCAATCACAGGTTTAGTCTTTGGGACGCTCGCTGGTTGGGCGATTGAAATTTTGTCACCAGCAGCAGCAGGAGGCGGTATTCCCCAGGTTAAAGCAGCGTTAGCCCGATATCCAATGCCTTTAAACTTGAGAGTTGCTTTAGTTAAAGCGGTTGGAACTATTTTGGTTTTGGGTGCTGGTTTAACTTTAGGTCGTCGGGGTCCAACGGTGCATATTGGTGCAGCTTTAGCAGCCCAGTTAAGTAGTTGGATTCCCAATTCTCCTACTAATCGCCGTCAGATGATTGCAGCAGGTGCAGCAGCAGGATTAGCAGCAGGTTTTAATACGCCCATTGCAGGGGTTTTATTTGTAGTTGAAGAGTTGATGCGCGATGTTTCGGGTTTGACTCTAGAAACAGCGATTGTTGCTTCTTTTACGGGGTCGGTAGTCTCTCGTAGCTTAGGTTCAGCAGACTTGAATATACCTGCAACCATGTTACGTTCTTCTCAACAGAGTAGTTTTGCAGCTAGAGAAATTCCTTTTTATATTGTGCTGGGAATTTTAGCTGGTTTGTTGGGAGTGTTATTTAATCACGGTATTCTCTACGGCATCAAACTTAACCGTCAATTAAAAATACCTATGCCTTTCCGCATGGGATTAGCAGGCTTAATTTCTGGGATTATTATTGCTTTTTTACCTGCTTTTTTTCGTGATAATTCTGGTTTACGAGAGTTTTTAATTTCTGGAGGCTTAAGTTGGCAAGCTGTTGCGATCGCTTTTTCGGCTCATTTTTTCTTGACGATTCTGGCTTATAGCTGTGGCGCACCTGGAGGCTTATTTGCTCCTGCTTTGGTGATGGGTTCTGCTTTAGGCTATTTGGTTGGCATGGCAGAAGTCAATTTGATTGCGAGTCAATCTCCTTATACTTTTGCTTTGGCAGGAATGGGAGCGTTTTTTACGGCAGTAGTCAGAGTTCCCGTCACGGCAATTGTGATTGTCTTTGAAATGACAACGGATTTTAATTTAGTTTTACCTTTGATGATTGTTTCTGCGGTGGCTTATATTGTTGCCGAAAGTTTTCATCGAGGTTCGATTTACCAACATCTTCTTAGTGCAAGTGGGATTCAACTCCAAGAAGATGCTCCTAATTACGATTTTTTGGCGAAATTAAAAGCGGTTGATGTGATGCAGTCGCAGGTAGAAACTTTATCTAGTAGTTTGACGGTTGAAGAAGCTATGAAAGCTATTTCTCGTTCTTCTCACCGTGGTTTTCCTGTGATGGAAGAAGGTGCATTAGTAGGAATTATTACTCAGTCAGATTTAGCTACTGCTAATAAGAAAAATGATTCAATTCTCTTGAAAGAGATTATGACAGCACGTCCGATTACAGCTAATCCTACTACTTCTTTAGGGGATGTTTTGTATCTCTTAAATCGTTATCAATTATCTCGTCTTCCTGTAACTCAGGGTAGTAAACTGATCGGGATTATTACTCAAAGTGACATTATTAAAGCGGAAGTACAACAACTCAGTGGCGATCGCGAAGTAACTGCTAAACCAGAACCTTCTTATGTTGCTTATCGCACCCGTTCCCCCGCTACTGGGAGAGGGCGTATTTTACTACCTTTATCTAATCCTGAAAATGCCTCAAATTTATTGCAAATTGCTATAGCGATCGCACGATATCAAAAGTATGAAATTGATTGTCTACAAGTTATTTCTGTACCTAAATATATTTATCCTGCTCAAGCACAAATAGATTTAACTGCTAATCGAACTTTAATGGCTCGTTTAGAACAATCAGGACAAAAGCATAATATTCCGATTCATACTCAAATTCGGATTGCTAACGATACCGCCGAAGCCATCTTAGAAGCGATCGCCCAAGAGCAAATTAATCTTTTATTAATGGGTTGGAAGGGAAGTACCTCTAGTCCAGATCAAATTTTTGGCAGTGTAGTTGATACTCTAATTAAACAAGCTCCCTGTGATTTAATGCTGGTCAAATTGGGTCAAAAACCCTATTCTTTCCCCCACAAATTGGATCGACAAGGTTTATGGTTAATTCCCACTGCGGGTGGAGCAAATACTCAAAAAGCCTTAAAAATCTTACCTGGTTTAGCCAATTTTTCTGGTTTAGTTCGTACGCCTAAAATTAAATTGTGTCAAATTTATTCTCCTACTCAATCAGATTTACCGCTTCAGCACTTAAGCAAAACAGCAGCAGCTTTGCGAGATAAAATTAATCTTCCTGTGACTATATTGCCAATTCGAGCTTATTCAGTCTCAGAAACAATTATTCGTCTTACAGGTACAGAAAAATACGATTTGATTCTTATTGGAGCAACTAGCGAAGGATTACTACAAAATGCTGTTCGCGGTAATATTCCTGAAGAAATTGCCAGAAAAGTAGATACTACAGTAATTATCTTTCGCAATGCTTTGTAATGTATTAAAACATCATATTTAACGAACGCAGGGGCTATTCGCAAATAGCCCCTACATAAACATTTAAATAGAAATA includes these proteins:
- a CDS encoding bacterioferritin, translating into MKELDRDKTITILNEIMEFELAGVVRYTHYSLMVTGPNRIPIVQFFQAQANESLTHAQQVGEILTGLEGHPSLKIAPIEESYEHNLHAILSESLNHEKKALELYKKLLDVVKDASVYLEEFTRSMIGQEELHNIEIRKMLRDFV
- a CDS encoding Chloride channel core, with product MRNRLDEWFKSRVLARSSIDNRYALIEACLIGILSGLAALLLKQGIGWLGGWRIKTAYEYGAIITLPITGLVFGTLAGWAIEILSPAAAGGGIPQVKAALARYPMPLNLRVALVKAVGTILVLGAGLTLGRRGPTVHIGAALAAQLSSWIPNSPTNRRQMIAAGAAAGLAAGFNTPIAGVLFVVEELMRDVSGLTLETAIVASFTGSVVSRSLGSADLNIPATMLRSSQQSSFAAREIPFYIVLGILAGLLGVLFNHGILYGIKLNRQLKIPMPFRMGLAGLISGIIIAFLPAFFRDNSGLREFLISGGLSWQAVAIAFSAHFFLTILAYSCGAPGGLFAPALVMGSALGYLVGMAEVNLIASQSPYTFALAGMGAFFTAVVRVPVTAIVIVFEMTTDFNLVLPLMIVSAVAYIVAESFHRGSIYQHLLSASGIQLQEDAPNYDFLAKLKAVDVMQSQVETLSSSLTVEEAMKAISRSSHRGFPVMEEGALVGIITQSDLATANKKNDSILLKEIMTARPITANPTTSLGDVLYLLNRYQLSRLPVTQGSKLIGIITQSDIIKAEVQQLSGDREVTAKPEPSYVAYRTRSPATGRGRILLPLSNPENASNLLQIAIAIARYQKYEIDCLQVISVPKYIYPAQAQIDLTANRTLMARLEQSGQKHNIPIHTQIRIANDTAEAILEAIAQEQINLLLMGWKGSTSSPDQIFGSVVDTLIKQAPCDLMLVKLGQKPYSFPHKLDRQGLWLIPTAGGANTQKALKILPGLANFSGLVRTPKIKLCQIYSPTQSDLPLQHLSKTAAALRDKINLPVTILPIRAYSVSETIIRLTGTEKYDLILIGATSEGLLQNAVRGNIPEEIARKVDTTVIIFRNAL
- a CDS encoding MCP methyltransferase, CheR-type with PAS/PAC sensor, coding for METTNEELQSTNEELETTNEELQSTNEELETMNEELQSTNEELQTINDELRQRTTELNQANSFLGSILASIRSGVIVVDCQFQILGWNNEAENLWGLRVDEVKGQSLLGLDIGLPVAQLREPIRRCLPVAQLREPIRRCLSRNEDKQEIQLQAINRRGKTIQCHISFNPLIGINKELQGVILLIDEIGASID